One Bacillus sp. 1780r2a1 DNA segment encodes these proteins:
- a CDS encoding peptidoglycan DD-metalloendopeptidase family protein, translated as MKRKVLTVTAAAFVGLSGVWLSSGNIAYANGDIDKKISDLNEKSSNVNKNINEGKEEIKSLQEQQKKTEAEMKRLDAKIGETNEKIRSRESEISETKKEIEKLKKEIEEVKERIEKRNELLKDRAVALQESGGSVDYMQVLLGSQSFGDFISRVSAVSTIVEADRELLIQHEQDKKELQTKETAVQTKLDSLEKALKELETLSADLEKQVAEKDKLIATLQSQEQSANDEIVGLEEEAALLADQKKAAEGEKAAWEQEQREKAKAAAEAKAKAEAEAKASQSQPAAKSAPSAAPAQKAEAAPAPAVTSGSFMRPANGPVTSRFGYRETFGRMHYGIDIGKRGGSVPIVSVADGTVIRAYYSSSFGNVVFVRHNVNGQTWVSVYAHLESYNVSSGQSIGKGQQLGYMGNTGRSFGAHLHFELHKGDWQGSSSAVNPENYINF; from the coding sequence ATGAAACGCAAAGTATTAACGGTTACAGCAGCGGCTTTTGTCGGGCTAAGTGGTGTATGGTTAAGTTCGGGGAATATCGCTTATGCAAACGGAGACATTGATAAAAAGATTAGCGATTTAAATGAAAAAAGTTCAAATGTAAACAAAAACATTAATGAAGGTAAAGAAGAAATAAAATCTTTACAAGAGCAACAGAAAAAAACAGAAGCCGAAATGAAGCGTTTAGATGCAAAAATTGGTGAGACAAATGAGAAAATTCGCAGTCGTGAGTCTGAAATATCAGAAACAAAGAAAGAAATTGAAAAATTAAAAAAAGAAATTGAAGAAGTAAAAGAACGCATTGAAAAGCGAAACGAACTGCTAAAAGATCGAGCTGTAGCACTACAGGAAAGCGGTGGCTCAGTAGATTACATGCAAGTTCTACTAGGTTCACAAAGCTTTGGTGACTTCATTAGCCGTGTTAGTGCAGTGTCTACGATTGTAGAAGCGGACCGTGAGTTATTAATTCAGCATGAGCAAGACAAAAAAGAGCTTCAAACAAAAGAAACAGCTGTTCAAACAAAGCTAGATTCACTTGAAAAAGCGTTAAAAGAACTTGAAACATTGTCGGCAGACCTTGAGAAGCAAGTCGCTGAAAAAGATAAATTAATTGCTACTTTACAATCCCAAGAACAATCAGCAAACGATGAAATTGTTGGTTTAGAAGAAGAAGCAGCTCTATTAGCTGACCAAAAGAAAGCAGCAGAAGGTGAAAAGGCAGCTTGGGAGCAAGAGCAGCGTGAAAAAGCAAAAGCGGCAGCAGAAGCAAAGGCAAAAGCTGAAGCAGAAGCGAAAGCTAGTCAATCACAGCCAGCAGCAAAATCTGCACCAAGCGCAGCACCAGCTCAAAAAGCAGAAGCTGCACCAGCACCAGCAGTAACAAGTGGTTCGTTCATGCGCCCAGCTAACGGCCCAGTTACATCTCGATTTGGTTATCGTGAAACGTTTGGTCGCATGCACTACGGAATTGATATTGGAAAACGTGGCGGTAGCGTACCAATTGTCTCTGTAGCGGATGGAACAGTTATTCGAGCGTATTATTCATCATCTTTCGGAAATGTTGTATTTGTACGTCACAACGTCAACGGTCAAACTTGGGTATCAGTCTATGCGCACTTAGAAAGTTATAATGTGTCTAGCGGTCAATCAATCGGAAAAGGCCAACAGTTAGGCTACATGGGTAATACAGGTCGTTCATTTGGTGCACATTTGCACTTTGAACTTCATAAAGGAGATTGGCAAGGAAGCAGCTCTGCTGTAAACCCTGAAAATTATATTAACTTCTAA
- the ftsX gene encoding permease-like cell division protein FtsX yields MKARTFGRHLREGAKSLSRNGWMTFASASAVTVTLLLVGVFLTLMLNLNHVANLIENDVEIRVHVDPAATDEEQSAIEEELKAISRVDTVSFSSKDKELKSLIDSMGEEGKAFEPFEQQNPLNDVFIVKTKTPNDVAKVATEIEKYSNVTNVQYGQGEVEKLFNVLEVARNIGIALIIGLLFTAMFLISNTIKITIVARREEIEIMRLVGATNLFIRWPFFIEGLLLGLLGSIVPIGVLIGVYTFVFNQSEPKFNGYFELLPTFPFTLQIALLLAVIGGFIGVWGSMLSVRKFLKK; encoded by the coding sequence ATGAAGGCTAGAACATTCGGTCGCCACTTACGAGAAGGAGCAAAAAGTCTTAGTCGAAACGGGTGGATGACTTTTGCATCAGCTAGTGCGGTAACAGTTACCTTACTACTAGTTGGTGTCTTTTTAACGCTTATGCTTAACCTAAATCATGTAGCCAATTTAATTGAAAACGACGTTGAGATTCGAGTACATGTCGATCCAGCAGCTACAGACGAAGAGCAGTCGGCTATTGAAGAGGAATTAAAAGCAATTAGCCGTGTTGATACGGTGTCTTTTTCTTCTAAAGACAAAGAGCTCAAAAGCTTAATTGATAGCATGGGTGAAGAAGGTAAAGCATTTGAACCTTTTGAACAACAAAACCCATTAAATGACGTATTTATTGTGAAAACAAAAACACCAAACGATGTGGCTAAGGTTGCTACAGAGATTGAAAAATATTCAAATGTTACAAATGTGCAATACGGACAAGGAGAAGTTGAAAAGCTGTTTAACGTCCTAGAAGTTGCCCGTAACATTGGAATTGCTTTAATTATCGGTTTGCTTTTCACAGCAATGTTCTTAATTTCTAATACAATTAAGATTACCATCGTTGCTCGTCGTGAAGAAATTGAGATTATGAGATTAGTAGGAGCAACAAACCTATTTATTCGCTGGCCATTCTTCATTGAAGGGTTGTTGCTTGGATTATTAGGTTCAATTGTACCAATTGGTGTCTTAATTGGTGTGTATACGTTTGTATTCAATCAATCTGAGCCAAAATTCAACGGATATTTTGAGCTTTTACCAACGTTCCCATTCACGCTTCAAATTGCGCTATTACTTGCTGTAATCGGTGGATTTATCGGCGTTTGGGGAAGTATGCTATCAGTTCGAAAATTCTTAAAAAAATAA
- the ftsE gene encoding cell division ATP-binding protein FtsE — translation MIEMQNVYKTYPNGVKAINGISIKINQGEFAYIVGPSGAGKSTFIKMMYREEKPSTGDIIVNGSNVAKIKSHKVPIFRRNIGVVFQDFKLLPKLTVYENVAFALEVIEQHPEEIKKRVMEVLDLVKLKNKMRAFPDELSGGEQQRVSIARSIVNKPKVVIADEPTGNLDPETSWEIMDIFEEINKSGTTILMATHNREIVNAIRKRVIAIENGKVVRDEVRGDYGYEG, via the coding sequence ATGATTGAAATGCAAAATGTTTATAAAACGTATCCGAACGGTGTGAAAGCAATCAATGGGATTAGCATCAAGATTAATCAAGGTGAATTTGCTTATATCGTAGGACCAAGTGGAGCGGGTAAATCCACATTCATTAAAATGATGTACCGTGAGGAAAAACCTTCTACCGGCGACATCATTGTCAATGGCTCTAACGTAGCCAAAATTAAAAGTCACAAGGTACCAATCTTCCGTCGTAATATTGGGGTTGTTTTCCAAGACTTTAAACTTTTACCGAAGTTAACGGTATATGAAAACGTGGCGTTTGCTTTAGAAGTTATTGAGCAGCACCCAGAGGAAATTAAAAAGCGCGTAATGGAAGTGCTTGACCTTGTAAAGTTGAAAAATAAAATGCGTGCATTCCCAGATGAATTATCTGGTGGAGAGCAGCAGCGGGTGTCAATTGCGCGTTCTATTGTAAATAAACCAAAAGTGGTCATTGCAGATGAGCCGACAGGGAACTTAGATCCTGAAACATCTTGGGAGATTATGGACATTTTTGAAGAAATTAATAAAAGCGGTACAACAATTTTAATGGCAACTCACAATCGTGAAATTGTAAATGCAATTCGTAAACGAGTAATTGCTATTGAAAATGGAAAAGTTGTGCGTGATGAAGTAAGAGGTGATTACGGATATGAAGGCTAG
- a CDS encoding cytochrome c yields the protein MKKLALAIIAGASLTLAACGGGNESSETASEASGEELYQQNCSGCHGQNLEGARGPNLEKAGAKYSQEEIEDIINNGKGSMPKGLVNEQEASKIAEWLAEKK from the coding sequence ATGAAGAAATTAGCATTAGCAATCATTGCAGGAGCATCTCTTACATTGGCAGCGTGCGGTGGAGGTAATGAGTCTTCTGAAACAGCTTCTGAAGCAAGTGGAGAAGAGCTTTATCAACAAAACTGTTCAGGTTGTCATGGGCAAAATCTTGAAGGTGCAAGAGGACCAAACCTTGAGAAGGCTGGCGCGAAATATTCACAAGAAGAAATTGAAGACATTATCAATAATGGTAAAGGAAGTATGCCAAAAGGCTTGGTAAATGAACAGGAAGCGAGTAAAATTGCGGAATGGTTAGCTGAAAAGAAATGA
- a CDS encoding YitT family protein — protein sequence MKRSQRDVFSASDRLLQIVYVIVGASIVAVAFNIFLLPNRIASGGVSGISTILNALFGWSPAYVQWAFNVPLFLLGALLLGWQFGARTLVGTVFLPFVVLLTSDIQPATTDPLLGALFGGIGVGGGLGLVFRGHASTGGTDLAAQIIHKYTSLSLGICVALIDGLIVIAAALVFDLERGLYALIGLYVTSKTIDLVQVGVGRSKMALIITNKEKEVRHEILHTIDRGVTRLSAYGGYTDEERPILMVVVEQTEFTKLKQTVKAIDPSAFVIVADASEVLGEGFKRS from the coding sequence ATGAAAAGATCGCAAAGAGACGTATTTTCTGCATCTGACCGATTGCTGCAAATTGTCTATGTTATTGTTGGTGCAAGTATCGTGGCGGTAGCTTTTAATATATTTCTACTACCTAATCGTATTGCATCGGGTGGTGTGAGCGGGATCAGTACGATTTTAAATGCTTTATTTGGGTGGTCTCCTGCTTATGTACAGTGGGCTTTTAACGTACCGCTTTTTCTTTTAGGAGCTTTGTTACTTGGGTGGCAATTTGGAGCTAGAACTTTAGTTGGTACGGTTTTTTTACCCTTTGTTGTCTTGTTAACAAGTGATATTCAACCAGCTACAACGGATCCTCTTCTTGGAGCGTTGTTTGGTGGCATTGGTGTGGGGGGGGGATTAGGCCTTGTGTTTCGAGGGCATGCATCCACCGGAGGCACGGATTTAGCTGCACAAATTATTCACAAGTATACGTCGTTATCGCTCGGTATTTGTGTGGCTTTAATTGATGGGCTCATTGTGATTGCAGCTGCTTTGGTATTTGATTTAGAGCGAGGACTATATGCACTAATCGGCCTTTATGTCACAAGTAAAACTATTGATCTTGTCCAAGTAGGCGTCGGGCGTTCGAAAATGGCACTTATTATTACGAATAAAGAGAAAGAAGTGCGACACGAAATTTTACATACAATTGATCGCGGAGTGACACGCTTGTCAGCCTATGGAGGATATACGGATGAAGAACGACCAATCTTAATGGTTGTTGTTGAACAAACAGAATTCACAAAATTGAAACAAACGGTTAAAGCAATTGACCCGTCTGCATTTGTCATTGTTGCAGACGCTTCAGAGGTACTGGGAGAGGGTTTTAAACGTTCGTAA
- the prfB gene encoding peptide chain release factor 2 (programmed frameshift): MDLVEIKQELEKTAKRLADFRGLFDLDNKQARIDELDERMADPSFWDDQQAAQTVINEANGLKDAVNQFNHLDETYENLQVSYELVKEEYDEDLASELVDELKELTSGMNEFELQLLLSEPYDKNNAILELHPGAGGTESQDWGSMLLRMYTRWAEKKGFKVETLDYLPGDEAGIKSVTLLIKGHNAYGYLKAEKGVHRLVRISPFDSSGRRHTSFVSCDVMPEFNDEINIDIRTEDLKVDTYRASGAGGQHINTTDSAVRITHLPTNVVVSCQTERSQIKNREQAMKMLKSKLYQLEIEKQQEQLAEIRGEQKDIGWGSQIRSYVFHPYSLVKDHRTNTEIGNTQSVMDGDINLFIDAYLRSHI, encoded by the exons ATGGATTTAGTAGAAATTAAGCAAGAGTTAGAGAAAACAGCTAAGCGATTAGCGGACTTTAGG GGTCTCTTTGACCTCGATAACAAGCAAGCTCGTATCGATGAGCTAGATGAAAGAATGGCTGATCCAAGCTTTTGGGATGATCAGCAAGCAGCACAAACAGTCATCAATGAAGCAAATGGCTTAAAAGATGCTGTAAATCAATTTAATCACTTAGATGAAACATATGAAAATTTACAAGTATCGTATGAGCTTGTAAAAGAAGAATACGATGAAGATTTAGCTAGCGAGCTGGTTGACGAGTTAAAAGAGTTAACGTCAGGTATGAATGAATTTGAGCTGCAGCTTCTATTAAGTGAGCCTTACGATAAGAATAACGCCATTTTAGAGCTTCACCCTGGTGCAGGTGGAACGGAATCTCAAGACTGGGGCTCAATGCTACTGCGTATGTATACGCGCTGGGCAGAGAAAAAAGGCTTTAAGGTTGAGACGTTAGACTATCTTCCTGGAGATGAAGCTGGAATTAAAAGCGTTACGTTACTAATTAAGGGTCATAATGCATATGGCTATTTAAAAGCAGAAAAAGGCGTACACCGCCTTGTGCGTATTTCACCGTTCGATTCATCTGGTCGTCGTCACACATCGTTCGTATCATGTGATGTCATGCCGGAGTTTAACGACGAAATCAATATTGATATTCGTACAGAGGATTTAAAAGTGGATACGTATCGTGCAAGTGGTGCGGGTGGTCAGCATATCAATACGACGGATTCGGCTGTTCGTATTACCCATCTACCAACTAATGTAGTTGTTTCTTGTCAAACAGAGCGTTCACAGATTAAAAACCGTGAGCAAGCAATGAAAATGTTAAAATCAAAGCTTTATCAGTTAGAGATTGAAAAGCAGCAAGAGCAGCTAGCTGAAATTCGTGGTGAGCAAAAGGATATCGGTTGGGGAAGTCAGATTCGTTCTTATGTATTCCATCCATATTCCCTTGTAAAAGACCACCGTACGAATACTGAGATCGGAAATACACAAAGCGTAATGGATGGAGATATTAATTTATTCATTGATGCGTACTTACGTTCACATATTTAA